In one Fundulus heteroclitus isolate FHET01 chromosome 3, MU-UCD_Fhet_4.1, whole genome shotgun sequence genomic region, the following are encoded:
- the LOC105923254 gene encoding sulfotransferase 2B1: MSSLKYIQYQGLLMSTAAHSWESLEYAQNFPVQHTDVFAVTYPKSGTVWMQEILPLVLNGGDLTPVLTIRNHDRVPWLECKQLAEIVDRLTSPRALVTHLPYSLMPPSFHASKAKVIYVTRDPKDVLVSSYYFHQMAAFLEDPGTFDEFLGKFLEGRVPFGKWTEHVKSWKSAELGDRILFITYEEMVRDLPASIRRISDFLGSNLSDEVIQKIAEQCSFRSMKDNDMSNFSHVSNQYMDTNKSSFLRKGIVGDWKNHFSSEQLVRFVSVMNQELKEESSCLPWSLD; the protein is encoded by the exons ATGTCATCTTTGAAGTATATTCAGTACCAAGGTCTTCTCATGAGCACTGCGGCACACAGTTGGGAGAGCTTGGAATATGCCCAGAATTTCCCTGTGCAACACACGGATGTGTTTGCTGTGACCTATCCTAAGTCAG GTACAGTCTGGATGCAGGAAATTCTTCCACTGGTGCTGAACGGAGGAGATCTGACCCCTGTCCTCACAATTAGAAACCATGACCGGGTTCCCTGGCTGGAATGCAAACAACTTGCAGAGATTGTGGACAGGCTGACTTCTCCCCGCGCTCTTGTAACACATCTTCCATACAGCCTTATGCCTCCTTCCTTCCATGCTTCCAAAGCCAAG GTAATCTATGTAACAAGGGACCCAAAGGATGTCTTAGTGTCGTCATATTACTTCCACCAGATGGCAGCCTTTCTCGAGGACCCGGGAACCTTTGATGAGTTTCTGGGAAAATTCCTGGAAGGGAGAG TGCCGTTTGGAAAATGGACAGAGCACGTGAAGAGCTGGAAATCAGCAGAACTGGGTGACAGGATCCTGTTCATTACTTATGAAGAAATGGTTCGG GACCTGCCTGCATCTATCAGACGCATTTCTGACTTCCTCGGCAGTAATCTGAGTGATGAGGTCATTCAGAAGATAGCGGAGCAGTGCTCCTTCCGAAGCATGAAGGACAACGACATGTCCAACTTCAGCCATGTTTCAAACCAGTACATGGACACCAACAAGTCTTCTTTCCTTCGTAAAG ggaTTGTAGGAGACTGGAAAAACCACTTCAGCTCAGAGCAACTGGTCCGATTTGTCTCAGTGATGAACCAAGAGTTAAAGGAGGAAAGCTCCTGTCTGCCATGGAGCCTGGACTGA
- the LOC105923263 gene encoding sulfotransferase 2B1 isoform X1, with the protein MVDNCCAPGCTNKRGKKKCSSFYRIPKDVERRARWISAIKRARSRQNKTERWDPPAVGFRLCSDHFISGTSWMQEILPLVLNGGDLTPLHTVVNWERVPWLEERTLEVVVDKLPSPRAFVTHFLYRLMPPSFHTSKAKVIYVMRNPKDVLVSSYYFHKMAEFLEDPGTFDEFMEKFLQGRVLFGKWTEHVKSWRHAELGDRILFITYEEMVQDLPASIRRISDFLCCNLSEEVIQKIAEHCSFQSMKANTMSNFSLVPKEYMDSDKSPFLRKGIVGDWKNHFTSEQLARFQSVIDKELEGENFSLP; encoded by the exons ATGGTAGATAACTGTTGTGCACCAGGTTGCACAAATAAACGAGGGAAAAAGAAATGTTCGTCGTTTTACCGCATTCCTAAAGATGTGGAGAGGCGAGCTAGGTGGATCAGTGCCATTAAAAGAGCCAGGAGCAGGCAAAACAAGACTGAAAGATGGGACCCCCCAGCCGTTGGATTCCGCTTGTGCAGCGATCACTTCATATCAG GGACGAGCTGGATGCAGGAGATCCTCCCACTGGTGTTAAATGGGGGAGATTTGACTCCTCTCCATACAGTTGTCAACTGGGAACGGGTCCCATGGCTGGAAGAAAGAACACTGGAGGTGGTTGTGGATAAGTTGCCATCTCCGCGTGCATTCGTTACACATTTCCTCTACCGCCTCATGCCCCCTTCCTTCCACACTTCCAAAGCAAAA GTAATCTATGTAATGAGAAACCCAAAAGATGTCCTGGTGTCTTCATATTACTTTCACAAAATGGCCGAGTTCCTTGAGGATCCAGGAACATTTGATGAATTCATGGAGAAATTCCTGCAAGGCAGAG TGCTCTTTGGGAAATGGACAGAGCATGTAAAGAGCTGGAGACATGCAGAGCTAGGAGACAGAATACTTTTCATCACATATGAGGAAATGGTTCAG GACCTTCCCGCGTCCATCAGGCGTATTTCTGACTTCTTGTGCTGCAATCTGAGTGAAGAAGTCATTCAGAAGATAGCAGAGCATTGCTCTTTCCAGAGTATGAAGGCCAACACTATGTCCAACTTTAGCCTGGTCCCAAAGGAGTACATGGACAGCGACAAGTCACCATTCCTGAGAAAAG GGATTGTCGGCGACTGGAAAAACCACTTCACCTCAGAACAATTGGCCCGATTCCAATCGGTAATTGACAAAGAGTTAGAGGGAGAGAACTTCTCACTGCCATAG
- the LOC105923263 gene encoding sulfotransferase 2B1 isoform X3 — MSSAKYIEYRGLLLPPVAHNAKSLEFAQKFSVEDSDVFTVTYPKSGTSWMQEILPLVLNGGDLTPLHTVVNWERVPWLEERTLEVVVDKLPSPRAFVTHFLYRLMPPSFHTSKAKVIYVMRNPKDVLVSSYYFHKMAEFLEDPGTFDEFMEKFLQGRVLFGKWTEHVKSWRHAELGDRILFITYEEMVQDLPASIRRISDFLCCNLSEEVIQKIAEHCSFQSMKANTMSNFSLVPKEYMDSDKSPFLRKGIVGDWKNHFTSEQLARFQSVIDKELEGENFSLP, encoded by the exons ATGTCATCGGCAAAGTACATTGAGTACCGAGGCCTTCTCCTGCCCCCTGTGGCCCACAACGCAAAGAGCTTGGAGTTTGCCCAAAAATTTTCTGTGGAAGATTCTGATGTGTTTACTGTGACTTATCCCAAGTCAG GGACGAGCTGGATGCAGGAGATCCTCCCACTGGTGTTAAATGGGGGAGATTTGACTCCTCTCCATACAGTTGTCAACTGGGAACGGGTCCCATGGCTGGAAGAAAGAACACTGGAGGTGGTTGTGGATAAGTTGCCATCTCCGCGTGCATTCGTTACACATTTCCTCTACCGCCTCATGCCCCCTTCCTTCCACACTTCCAAAGCAAAA GTAATCTATGTAATGAGAAACCCAAAAGATGTCCTGGTGTCTTCATATTACTTTCACAAAATGGCCGAGTTCCTTGAGGATCCAGGAACATTTGATGAATTCATGGAGAAATTCCTGCAAGGCAGAG TGCTCTTTGGGAAATGGACAGAGCATGTAAAGAGCTGGAGACATGCAGAGCTAGGAGACAGAATACTTTTCATCACATATGAGGAAATGGTTCAG GACCTTCCCGCGTCCATCAGGCGTATTTCTGACTTCTTGTGCTGCAATCTGAGTGAAGAAGTCATTCAGAAGATAGCAGAGCATTGCTCTTTCCAGAGTATGAAGGCCAACACTATGTCCAACTTTAGCCTGGTCCCAAAGGAGTACATGGACAGCGACAAGTCACCATTCCTGAGAAAAG GGATTGTCGGCGACTGGAAAAACCACTTCACCTCAGAACAATTGGCCCGATTCCAATCGGTAATTGACAAAGAGTTAGAGGGAGAGAACTTCTCACTGCCATAG
- the LOC105923263 gene encoding sulfotransferase 2B1 isoform X2 — protein MPSSSIYMEYEGLLLPSETHSEKSLDFAQRFNLKDDDVLAVTYPKSGTSWMQEILPLVLNGGDLTPLHTVVNWERVPWLEERTLEVVVDKLPSPRAFVTHFLYRLMPPSFHTSKAKVIYVMRNPKDVLVSSYYFHKMAEFLEDPGTFDEFMEKFLQGRVLFGKWTEHVKSWRHAELGDRILFITYEEMVQDLPASIRRISDFLCCNLSEEVIQKIAEHCSFQSMKANTMSNFSLVPKEYMDSDKSPFLRKGIVGDWKNHFTSEQLARFQSVIDKELEGENFSLP, from the exons ATGCCTTCCTCCAGCATTTACATGGAGTACGAGGGACTTCTGCTTCCCAGTGAGACCCACAGCGAAAAGAGTTTGGATTTCGCTCAGAGATTCAACCTAAAAGACGATGACGTGTTGGCGGTAACGTACCCGAAGTCAG GGACGAGCTGGATGCAGGAGATCCTCCCACTGGTGTTAAATGGGGGAGATTTGACTCCTCTCCATACAGTTGTCAACTGGGAACGGGTCCCATGGCTGGAAGAAAGAACACTGGAGGTGGTTGTGGATAAGTTGCCATCTCCGCGTGCATTCGTTACACATTTCCTCTACCGCCTCATGCCCCCTTCCTTCCACACTTCCAAAGCAAAA GTAATCTATGTAATGAGAAACCCAAAAGATGTCCTGGTGTCTTCATATTACTTTCACAAAATGGCCGAGTTCCTTGAGGATCCAGGAACATTTGATGAATTCATGGAGAAATTCCTGCAAGGCAGAG TGCTCTTTGGGAAATGGACAGAGCATGTAAAGAGCTGGAGACATGCAGAGCTAGGAGACAGAATACTTTTCATCACATATGAGGAAATGGTTCAG GACCTTCCCGCGTCCATCAGGCGTATTTCTGACTTCTTGTGCTGCAATCTGAGTGAAGAAGTCATTCAGAAGATAGCAGAGCATTGCTCTTTCCAGAGTATGAAGGCCAACACTATGTCCAACTTTAGCCTGGTCCCAAAGGAGTACATGGACAGCGACAAGTCACCATTCCTGAGAAAAG GGATTGTCGGCGACTGGAAAAACCACTTCACCTCAGAACAATTGGCCCGATTCCAATCGGTAATTGACAAAGAGTTAGAGGGAGAGAACTTCTCACTGCCATAG